From the Musa acuminata AAA Group cultivar baxijiao chromosome BXJ3-1, Cavendish_Baxijiao_AAA, whole genome shotgun sequence genome, the window cataaatatgataaatgatatgttaatatttttagCTTTTAAAGTTGAAATTAATCTATGATATAGTTGAAATTAAAGTTGAAATTAGTCTaccataaatatgatttatgatgtctaTACTACATGATCATTCAATGCAACAAGCCTAAGTGTACTAGCGAATTTGAGTATAAGattaatcaataataataattatgcatATAATGACTAGAAGTAACGGTTGAATTGTTAACTACCTTAAATAAATCTCAAAACTTAAATGAGTTTGATCATGATTAAAGTAAGGAAGTTTGAGTTTTAAACATCGTATATGTTAAGGATAATAAATTAGTTAGGTATGAATGaagtaatgaaaaattaaatagagataaaaataaaagagaagtgttatactaaaaatattaggaTGCATAAGTGAGATTGAAGGATAAGTTTAGACCAAAAATATACTGTATCGTAtcataccgagcgaatgtcgaaataccggtatagtacggtacgatatttcaaaccttacCTAAAATATTGGTTTGGTGGTTGTGTACTAACTCGTTTTTCAAAGATTGAGGGTTTGAAATCACACCCCTGACACCTTAAACATTGGATTGGTAGTGGTATACTAGAACCACTCATCAAAAGGTTGaggttcaaaatctcattcaatatatTCGAAGAAACGAGTTATGTTAGTTGGTTAAGACTTTGACTGTATGATAGTAAGGTCTTGATTGAAAAATCATTAAACAGATCAAGAACAATTTCAATGTGTGTTGACTTGGAAATCTGCATTTTGACATGTAAAGAAAAACCGATGTTACCAAGCCACACATATGATAGTTTTTTCCCCGAGTAAAATGGGAGATGATGGATACATTATCTACACAACTTTCTCCAAGTCAGCTTATTTTGCAATTTTGGGTGAAAGAATTCTTGTGTTAACTAATTTTACTcttttatttatgaattttgtaGTGAACTTCCTTGTTAGATGCATGTGATGTTTGTAGAATTAGCACAAAATTACTTCAATTTTGTGTGTTTCTTTGTGTATGATACCCTAGCACATAGATGTAGGTGTATGATTGCTGGTGGCCTTAGGTAACATTCAAATATATGAAGAATGTTAATGCTTGAAAGGTTGATTAGGAAACCACGTTATATAGAATTCATGAACCTATTGGTAAGTGGATGGAATTAGTTGACAGTTCTTGTTAACATTTGTCAGGGCTCGCTGTCAATAATTAACGAGCCAATCAACAAGTTGAGGCTAGTTGATTAGGTGAAGGTTAAATTGCTTTGTGTCATTTTGTGTTGACCTgaagattaaaacttcagttgcatttaaatgatttttttctctctttatgtTAGTGGATTGTGTATCTTCCCTGATTCAGTATCAAATATTTCTGTTACATACAAGTCGTAAATATTTCTATTACATGAAACTGATTGTTTTATCTCTAGATACCTTGCCTTATGTTTTGGCCTATGTAAATTTGTATCAATGTAGCTGAATTTGCTTTAGTTCCCTCAACTAATCTACTTATTCATCGCAGGTTGTTAAGGTTGCAGATTTTGGTGTAGCACGTGTTAAAGCTGAGTCTGGAGTTATGACTGCTGAAACAGGCACATATCGCTGGATGGCACCTGAGGTTATGATCCAGtgctaatttttttaattcaagttCTAGTGTTAATTTCACTTCCTACCACATTGTTGCTTTTATTTGTCTCACACCATAATTTGATCATAGTTTATACTGTTGACTGCACTTTTCACCAATTTTGTCAACATATGTGCCAACAGATATGGAAATTGTCGGAGAATCAGCATTGCTACTTTGTCCTTTTCATTATTTGTTTCTTGATCTATATATGCACTTGCTCAACGTTCCCAAGGTTCTGCATGCCCTTTCAGTTTTGTTTCCACAACACAAAACTCTCTCAGGGAGCTTTTCGATTTCCTGCCAATCGGGTTTTGAGCTCAAGCCCATCTTTTCAGTAGTTCTATGGGTTTGGtattaaaaaatcatgattctggTGTGGGTCTCCATGATAGGTCATGCAGTTGACTTATAACTTTTGAGGATGATGATTATCTTTTGATACAATTTGCTTGctcatttagtttttttttttgggtcattGTATGTGGTAAATTTTGATACTTTTTTGAACTTCCAGGTTTCTGTTAAAAATGCTAATCCTAGAAAAGATAGTTCTGAGTCTTCTGACTTCAAGAGAATGTTAACTGAAATTTATGGTTCAcccatgataaaaacaaggagctTGTTGAGCTTTAGATCTAGATCTTGCAAGgaacttttttttaaatttcattttgaTCTGAGTGTTCTACAAATTAGTACCTTTGTGGTGTTGAACAAAGAGTAGTTGCAAATTATTTCTAATATTGCCAGTGTCTTGAAATAAATGTTTAGCTGGAGTTGTGGATCACTGTCAGTTCCTTGTTTAGGAATATGGAAGATAAAGAAGAGTTGGGAGGTTAATGATGGCTAAGGATCTGTGTATACACTGGAAAATAGCACACTGATGGCATTGACTTAACTCTTTGCTAGGCAGAGTTTACTACCACTCTTGAAAGGTCCTTTTCTCTCTCTGATAGTAGAGGAAAACAAACCCGACAGGCACATTTAAGCAAATACGGCTGTAAAATATGGAGATGTATACATAATCCATATACTATGGGTTCAACTGTAACTGGCTATATTTTCCATTAAAACTGTGTGCAACTATAGACTTATCTTAATTCTGCAAAGCTTACATGGTGGCATGATTAGGTCTCTTGAATATTGTTTAACTTGATTTAGTTGTATTGGTATCCTGTCTTATTGGTTCTTGGCAATTCAGTTGGTTTTTCCTTGAATATTCTGTGGtttcattatttataattcaGATCTCCAACGAACCAACAAATTCTGCACTTCCTCTATATTTAGGTCATAGAACACAAGCCCTATGATCACAAAGCTGATGTTTTTAGCTTTGGAATTGTAATGTGGGAGTTGCTTACAGCTAAGGTAACTTCAACTCATGCAGTAcgaattctttttttttcactcAAAATGAAACTTCATATGAAGTTTAGTGTGTCTATATTCTATTTTTCTGTGCAGCTCCCATATGAATACTTAACCCCACTTCAAGCAGCCGTAGGCGTTGTTCAAAAGGTAACCTCACCTCCTGTTTCACTTATGTTGTCAGAACTATAACAATCTATAATACACATTCATAGGAATCCATCATACTCATCCTTCCTTTTCATCAAGATAATATTGTTCTACCAAATTCTTGACCAACTTAACTTTACATGATACCAACAATGTGACTTGTTGTAAAAATTGTTTTTGTCTTTTGCTTCATGTATTGATTTCTGCACTGGATTGGAACAATTAAAAAACTAAATCTCCTTGCCACTTGCATTGAAGCCAATAAATCATGCATTCCTATGGAGCACAAACATGTGTAAACAGTGTTTTATCTGACACAATATGTTCTGATATGAGGGGTCTTGAATAAAGCAGAGTATGTTATGGCTGTATGTGTTTGCAATCTATCTTATTAGACTTATGAGGGATCTTGAGAAAGCAGATTATGCTACTTATGACCGAATGTTTTGCAATCTATTTTATTAGAACTCTATACCTATGACTTAGATTAGGTGAGGAGATCACATGAACAACATAGCTTGTTGAAAAGTAGAAGCTAATTTATGACAAATACTTCCAAGTATGCAAGAACTAGTAAAGGTGTATTTAAAGTAAAGATAAGATATAATCATGCATAGGTGATCTTTATACTTTCATATCAACATGAAGATATCTTGCTCCCCTTTTCACATAGAGCAGTTTTTTCCATCACCATAAATCATTCAACACATGATTGCTTGCCATACATGACTGGTTTTATCTGATCGATGCTCCTACAGAGTTCCAACACCATATTGTATGGGTTTTAATCAGCGTAGAACTTGGATCCTCTAATCACTAAAATTAACTTAACTAGTTATTAAGGAAAAGAATATACTACTGTAGGAGTTGCATACTTGTATTAGTATCAGTGCTTCTCTATGTTTCTTAACATATATGTTTGAAAACTATATATGCGCTTGCACAACATTCTTTTTGACTTCAATTTCTACTCTATAGGGTTTGAGGCCTACCTTACCAAAGAATACTCATCCTAAGCTTGATGAGCTGCTGCACAAGTGTTGGCAACAAGATCCAGCTGCCAGGCCTGACTTCTCAGAAATATTGGAGATACTACAGCTTATTGCTAAAGAGGTTCATCATCTAAGCCTAGGATTCTGTTCCTAAATTCCAAAACTTCTTTGACATGATGGTTTTGAAACTATCAAACAGGTCGAAGATGAATCCGATGACTGCCGTAAGGATAAGTCATCCGGTGGATTTCTTTCTGTTCTACGACGTGGCCACTGAAACTTCATTTGATCAAAATGTAGGTACGATCTCATCACCGGCAATTTCCAGCCATAGATAGAGATAGTACCTTAAAACTGTACAGTGTTCAAATTTCATAGCTTGTTTTTCCTGGTTCTTAATTTTTATGCTTTTAATTCTTTTCTCTgtgtttttgttatttgttaCCACTTCGTAAGGTGGAATGTGATGAGTAAGAGGACTCTTGTTTTTTTGTCATCTAACAATTAATTTCAGTATGTTAGacttaaatatattctttaatCTTGCCACATAcaaaggattttattttttttatttgtgccAATTTCATAGTTTACGGGATTGATTAGTTATATATTTGTGAAAAACTCAATGTTATTGCTCAAAATTTTGCAggaaaaatagaaagagaaaaagagagacaCAGAATAGCGTCAAAACAGTCAACATCATTAAACCATGAGATCTAAATCTTGGAAATCATGTCAGGAACTTAATGACTTGGCAATCGAGAAAGAACGGAACCCGTAAAAGAGATGGGGGTTCACCACCATGTCCGTCGATGTCTACTCGTAGCGGCCGCGAAGATTAGGGGACACCCACCAAGTCGCGTCCGACCCGTCAGACCGCCACTCGAACCTTTGCCCCTCAGCCTGGTTCGAATCGGCGATGACTCTGATCTCACCGTCTCCCAGGCTGAGCAAGCCAATGCTGAACACcgactcttcctcctcctcggtcACCTCGTCTCGGTACACGAAGTACATGTTGTTCCCCTCGAACCCCGGGTAGTCCCCAGCATCGACCGACACCGAGTGGCTGGTGCCCAAGAAAAAGATGCGGTCTCTGATGAGGTGGATGTCGTCCACCTCGACGGCCTCCGCGTCCCTGTTCCAGTCTCCTGGGTCGAGCCAGAAGACGCGGAAGCTCTCGATGTCCCTCCCGTCTGCAGTCCTCTTGGAGCACCCGGTAACCAGCAGCAGTTCTCCGGCCGACGGAACCAAGTAGGAGGGTAAACGATTCTGCGGCACGCTGATAGGCATGACATCACATGCGATCATCGTCACCCTCCCCGGCGGGCCTGGATCGACGTCGAAAATCCCCAACATCTCAGTGTCATCGTAGACGGCGCACAGCCTCCTCGTGCCGTAGGGCACGACGTCGACCAAACGGAACAGAAATCGTATTCCGGGGGCAAAGAAATAGAGGTCCAAGATAGGGCCGTTGACGTTCGCCCTCCACGACGGGTCATCTGGTCGGCACGAAAAGCATTTCTTGTGCACATCGTTGAGGAAGACGATGGCCACGAAGTCCCGGTCGAGGGTGGGGTCGGACGACAAGACAGCCTTGTCGACGATGGCGTCGGACTCGACCGGAAGATTGTGGCAGTCCGTCTTGACGGTGTACATTCTGACGCCGTCCTCGGATTGGGCGGACGAGATCAGCACGTCGGCCGGGAGAGTGGAGAGGCTGGGGAGCGAAATCTCTTCGGCGGTGATGGGGTTGAAGAGGGAGACATCGGAGGAAGCCTCGCAGATGAGGATGAGCCACCCGAAGGAGGAGCCAATGCAGAACTTGTTGACGGTGTTAGGGAGCGGGCGAATGCTTCCGGAGTAGGAGGCGGCCGAGAGGCGGAAGGCTGAGCGGATTCTTGGTTCCgagggggagaggaggaggaggaaggggagctGAGTGTGCAGGTGGCTAGGCCGAAGGGGGAGGGCGGAGCGCCACGGCTTGCAGACGGCCCGGAAGCTAAGGTAGTCGGCGGCACTCGTCAGAAAGTGGGAGGTGAGTTTGACGAGCCGGGGAGAAAGCCTTTCCCACATGTCCTCTTGGGACTTGGTCGGCTGCGtatcttttctttctcttactCTTCCTCTCTGGTCTTTCGGACTGGGGCTCCTTCTTCCTTTTATGTTCTTGGAGTCTTCTTCCTGGGTTAATAGTTTCTTGAAGGGGAAGGTGGTACGGATAACAAAAGGAGGAAGCAATGATAACGACGATCATGACTTCTGTGTAGACCAATGACGTGGCAAGATGAGTCTCCTCGATAGCACACGGGGCGATGACGACGCTGACTTTTACTTTGACTAGCGACGTGGAAATATAGTGAGTCACGTCATAGC encodes:
- the LOC135629204 gene encoding uncharacterized protein LOC135629204; protein product: MWERLSPRLVKLTSHFLTSAADYLSFRAVCKPWRSALPLRPSHLHTQLPFLLLLSPSEPRIRSAFRLSAASYSGSIRPLPNTVNKFCIGSSFGWLILICEASSDVSLFNPITAEEISLPSLSTLPADVLISSAQSEDGVRMYTVKTDCHNLPVESDAIVDKAVLSSDPTLDRDFVAIVFLNDVHKKCFSCRPDDPSWRANVNGPILDLYFFAPGIRFLFRLVDVVPYGTRRLCAVYDDTEMLGIFDVDPGPPGRVTMIACDVMPISVPQNRLPSYLVPSAGELLLVTGCSKRTADGRDIESFRVFWLDPGDWNRDAEAVEVDDIHLIRDRIFFLGTSHSVSVDAGDYPGFEGNNMYFVYRDEVTEEEEESVFSIGLLSLGDGEIRVIADSNQAEGQRFEWRSDGSDATWWVSPNLRGRYE
- the LOC135628939 gene encoding serine/threonine-protein kinase STY46-like encodes the protein MTAETGTYRWMAPEVIEHKPYDHKADVFSFGIVMWELLTAKLPYEYLTPLQAAVGVVQKGLRPTLPKNTHPKLDELLHKCWQQDPAARPDFSEILEILQLIAKEVEDESDDCRKDKSSGGFLSVLRRGH